The Nycticebus coucang isolate mNycCou1 chromosome 10, mNycCou1.pri, whole genome shotgun sequence sequence AAGCAAACAGAAGGCATGAAAATTCCTGCCTTTGAAAATGCAACCCCACAGACAGCCCTTGGAGTGAGCAGTGGGGGTCATCTGCCCTCTCCAGTCACTGTGGCTCGCTCAGCCGACTGACCTTGCGTTTCCGGCATACCAAGCTGGCAGCTGTGATGAGCTGGATGGCATAGCGCAATGATGTCTCCAGCCCGATGCGGGTTAGCACCGTGTAAGCATCCTCGCTCATCTCCACATCTTCCTCCTCGCATCTGTGGGCAGGCGGGGCAAGGGTGgctcagccagggctgggcctcTCACTGCAGCTAAAGAAGTGGCCACAGCAGCCCCCTGGTCCTCCTCCCCAGGGATTACATTGAGTTTGAGTTTCAGAATTATAGAATGCTGAagctaggggcggcgcctgtggctcagtcggtaaggcgccggccccatataccgagggtggcgggttcaaacccggccccggctgaactgcaaccaaaaaatagccgggcgttgtggcaggcgcctgtagtcccggctactcgggaggctgaggcaagagaatcacttcagcctgggagttggaggttgctgtgagctgtgtgatgccacggcactctaccgagggccataaagtgaaactctgtctctacaaaaaaaaaaaaaaagaatgctgaagCTAGAAGAGCCACTGAGACAAGAGCAGAAACTGGCTGGACCAAAGCCTAAGGCCTCCTCACCCCAACCCATGGCCCTGTCTTTGATACCAGTCACTGGtacctctcctccttttcctacAGTAGCTCCCACTCCTAGATCAGAGGCCAACTGCCTAGATGGCCAGTTCAGTCCTCTCTCTTGCAGGCCCAATGACTTTGGGTCAGTCACACTCCACCCACCAGAACTCAGTATCTTAGGAGACCAGCCCTGCCTCTCAGGCGCATGGCCTGGTCTTGTCCGCACCGGATGCGGAGGATCTGCTTTGTGTCCTTCTCACTGTAGGGAGCAGTGGAGACGATGAGCAGCCGGTCCAACAGGTCTATGGGGATGCCATGGGGGCTCTGGTAGCTGGTACCCCGGATCCTGGGACAGGAAGAAGGGAGAGCTGTCAGGATGATGTTCACAGAACCCAGCTCTCCTTCCCTCACCACAACCCACTCACTGGGCCAAATGCCCTGTAACCTTCAGCCCCCGGCTCCTATCACCTCCTAACGTCACCTCCTGACTGCACAGCCTTCCCCAACTGCGTCAATCCCCCGAGGGCACCCTCCCTGAAGAGCTAGGGCTGGTTTTACCAGGATATCTATGTCCAGGATTACTTGATCAAGGTCCCACTCTGCTGCTCAACACAGAGCTGCGCAAGGGAAGGGACTGCGCCTGCCTTGATCCCTTCTGCACCAGGGCCAGTCCAAATTGGCCCATGGCAGGTGCTGGGAGGCATAGTCAAGTCCCGCTGTTCATAGTAGTTAGTTCTATGAAGTTGCTGAAAATACCCAATTAGCTAATCCTTCACCACTACTGCTGAGGGAATACTCAGGGAAGTCCTGCAGCTTCTGGTCACAGTACTCTATTCAATCAACACATCACCTTGGTATGTGCGTGCTTCTCTTTAGAGACACCTTATTTAACATACATTGCTGGCTCACTAACACCAGACCCACAACAGTGGCACTGTAACTTGTGCCTGAACAAAGCATCTCTAACACATATTTTCTCTAAAGGCACATCATAGCCTTCTTGCACTCAGAAATACTAGTCAGCAAGTCAGCACTATGTTCAAGGGatattttaaacagcaaaattaCCCAcaagaacacacaaaaaatgacAACTGATGTAGTACTAAATAGATCACACAAAAAAGTGCTCTGTTAACAGTGGGAGAGCTGAAAGCAGCAGGTAGAATGTCATCTTGTTCAACCTCAGCTGGGAAAGTCAGAGTTGGATGACTTGAATTAGtggtgcaaatattttatttgaggGTTACAAATAGATTTTAGCAAGTAAGCAGACTCACAGATACAAACTCTGGGGACAGTGAGGATGGCCTGTATCTGCTGCTTCTCACAGGAGATGGACCTGGGCAGCCCCTATGCCCTGATCTGCACTTGCTGCAAATCAGAGATCAAATTCTGGAACTGCCACCTTCTAGACATGggaccttaggcaagtcactaGGCCTTGCTGTCCTGACCTGTAAAATGGAGCCAAGACAGACTCTACCTCCCAAGCTGCCTCTGAGGGTCCCAGGAACTCGTCTGGAAAAGAGCCAAGCACTGAGGGAGGCACAACTGCCCCCTGCCCCTGTAGCCATATCAGCTTCTTCCCTTTCATGATATCTATTCCTCACAGCCCAGTTTTAGCTGGGGACTGGCTAAAGTGCTGGAgtccccagcctcccttgcagccaGGCATGGCCATATGTCTGGGCAGTGCTGGGCAATGGGATGTGAGGGAAGTGTGGGAGCAAACTCCAGATCACAGCCTATGGTGCCTGCTTGCTGTCCACATCCCCCTACTTCCTGTGGGCTGAAACATGGATGAAGTGGAGAGGACAGCCAGCTAGGACAATGGGACAAAGGGTGCCCACAACACCTTGGAATAGAGGTGCCCTTTGCCTCAAGAATTTTTCCACAGCATCCTTAGGCCAAAAGTAATATCAAGAGGTGCACTGATTAAGTAGTTTGGTCTAAGTGACTTAAGTTTTAGTGGCTTATGTAACTTAATGGCTTATGACATTTAACAAGTCATTGTGCTTTCCTCAAAATTCAAAGACATCCCAAAGCACTCTTTATGAATTTCCCACAGCACCCTGGGATCCCTTGGCACACAGTTTAGAAACCACAGCCTCAAGCACCATAACAGCAACAAGACAATAAGAGCACAGCCTGGGAACTCCCACGCGAGCTGCATACCCTCCCTACTTTATCTAAGGGAAAAGCACTTGTCTGAGCCACTATAGTTACAATACCTACCTAACAAGGTGACCAACAAATATTCCCTGTTTAGCCTGTGGCCATACCCACTGCCCTGCAGTTGGCTcaccgtgtgatgccacggttgGTGGCCATGATAAGGACAGGTGCCATGTCACTCTCCAGGGCCCGGTTGAGGAAGGAGAAGCTCTCAATGTCCAGCATGTGGACCTCATCAATGAACAGCACCTGGAAGCCATTGGGGCATGTGTCAAAGTCATCCCTCCATCCCCGTTCCCTAGTCTGCCATCCACACCCGCCACCTGCCCCAGCCACATCCTAGGAACTCACCCCAGGGATGATCTCTGCTTTACCCTCCTCACGCCACTCAGCCACCTTGGCATTGATCTGTTCTCGGACTTCTGACTTGATCTCCCCAGTGTCACCTGTGGGAGGCACAGGAGGCACTGGAATGTTAGAGAGGAGACAGACGTCTAGGACTCGAGAGCAggcaaaaataagagaaagacagGATGCCAGAAACAAAGGAAGGACAGCAAGAGACAGGAGGGCCAGGGAGTCTGAAAAGTCCTCAGAGAGGAGGAACAGAAGCAGAGAACCCAGtggggagagagggcagggacCCCTCATCGCACAACTTGAGGGAGGGACTCAGACAGCAATAGTGGATGGAGAACAGGGGCAGCCaacaaagatggagaaaagagaaaaagccatGTAGCAAGTGGGCCATCCTGGGGGCCCAGGAACAGGGGGAGTCTCAGAGGAGCTGCCAGGCCTGGGATGGGGTGGGACAGGATGGGAAGGGCTTCACCTGAGAAGAGAGCCAGAAAGCCCTGGGTGCGAGAGTTGATGACATCAATCTCGTGCAGGGACACAGTGTGCACCACCTCCTTGCGTTTCTGGAGCTCCCCATCAGGGCACTGCACGAACTTGGTCTAAGGGGCAAGGTAGAGATAAGGGTAGAAAGGGCATAAAGGAGGGAACCACAGACCTGTCTAGGGGAGACCAGAGCCCCCTAGATTGGGGCTGGGAGGCCAGATGGGGTGATCCCCAAACCTCAGGTCCAAAAGGAAGTCAAGACTAAGGGTATTTCAGAGCATTGAACATTAGGGGGTTCCTGAGGACCTCAAAAACCACGAGCAGCATGAGGCAATGAGAGGCCGGTTGAGGGGTGCCAGCTGTCCTAGGGTTACAGGGAAGACCCAGGAGTACCAGGGATATAGGGGTCAGAGTGATGGGAGGATCCAGACCCCATGGGCCATGAGGGTGAGGGAGAAGATGGAAACATCCTTGTGCTGGAGGAAAACGGGTCCCCAGAACCCAAGAGTACCTGGGAGCCCATTGCATCATAGTCACGAGCACGTGTGAAGGAGCGGCCCAACTTAGAGATTTTGCCTGTTGCTTTGTCAATGGTGATCACGTCCCTGTGAAGGTGAGGGAAAGCAggagtgaagaaaagaaaagcccatgctCTCCCAGAGTCCTGGGCACCTGGCAGGGCTCCCAACAGCTCACCCGGCCTGGACCTTGTCTTTGGTCAGAGATTCGATCATTTTGGTGCCCAGATCGTAGATGGTTTCCATTTCTGTGGTCTTGAGAGTCAACTTGCCCACCTTGGAGCCCTAAGAGGGGTGACCAACCAGAGAAGGGGATTCAGAAAGGCCTCCAAAGCATAGCTTCTTTtccagtcatagctcactgcagccacaaacttctgggctcaagtgattctctatctcagcctctggagtagttagTATTACAGGTGTATATAACActcaacatattttttaatttttatttccttgcttttttttttctttttttgagacagagcctcaagctctcacccctgggtacagtgctgtgacatcacagctctcagcaaccttcaactccttggctcaagcaattctcctgtctccgcctcccaagtagctgggactacaggcgcccatcacaacatctGCCTATTTTTGGGATACAGCccttattgttgtttggcaggcccgggctggattcgaacctgccagctcaggtgtatgtggctggtgcgttagccacttgagccacaggcgccaagcctatttttatttccttgcctttttttatttttattttctagagacagagtcctacccTAGACTGGatatcccactgcctcagcctccagaagatgctgggattacaagggcTAGCCATGGCACCCAACTGGGTTTTCATTTTGTTATGAgtcggggtctccctcttgctcaggcaagtcttgaactcataagctcaagcaattctctctcctcagcctcccacagtgctgggattacaggcataagccaccatgctcggctatgaattttttttgtagaaacagggtgtctctatattgcccaggctactcCTAAATTACTGGCCTCAACAAatcctccaaccttggcctcctCAAGCGccagtattataggtgtgagctataaCACCTGGCCTATGCAGcttcaaaaaggacaaagaagcTCTTGGGAGCAAGGGATATAGTCACTACCCTGATGTGGTGACTTTGTGGGTACTCATACAATAAACTGACtatactgtattctttttttttgagatgaagtctcacgatgttgcctcagtagagttccgtggcttcacatctcccagcaacctcaaactcttgggcttaagtgattctcttgcttcagcctcccaagtagctgggactacaacactcactacaacacctggctatttttgttgttgttgtagctgtcattattgcttagcaagcccaggccaggtttttttttttttttggctggggctgggtttgaacctgccacctccggtatat is a genomic window containing:
- the RUVBL2 gene encoding ruvB-like 2, which translates into the protein MATVTATKVPEIRDVTRIERIGAHSHIRGLGLDDALEPRQASQGMVGQLAARRAAGVVLEMIREGKIAGRAVLIAGQPGTGKTAIAMGMAQALGPDTPFTAIAGSEIFSLEMSKTEALTQAFRRSIGVRIKEETEIIEGEVVEIQIDRPATGTGSKVGKLTLKTTEMETIYDLGTKMIESLTKDKVQAGDVITIDKATGKISKLGRSFTRARDYDAMGSQTKFVQCPDGELQKRKEVVHTVSLHEIDVINSRTQGFLALFSGDTGEIKSEVREQINAKVAEWREEGKAEIIPGVLFIDEVHMLDIESFSFLNRALESDMAPVLIMATNRGITRIRGTSYQSPHGIPIDLLDRLLIVSTAPYSEKDTKQILRIRCEEEDVEMSEDAYTVLTRIGLETSLRYAIQLITAASLVCRKRKGTEVQVDDIKRVYSLFLDESRSTQYMKEYQDAFLFNELKGETMDTS